From the genome of Prionailurus bengalensis isolate Pbe53 chromosome D1, Fcat_Pben_1.1_paternal_pri, whole genome shotgun sequence:
CCGACGGCTGCACAGGGATAGCCGCCGCCACAGCACGGTGATCAGAAGGCTTTCGTTCGACTTGAGAGTCTTTTGGTCCGGCGAGTCCATATCGACCTCTTCGGTGCCTGCGGGGATGACGAGCCCACTGAGCTCTGCTCTACCCTCCCCGGTCCAACCTCCCGGGCCATCCCCTTCGGCGCAGCCCCTTCTCCCGCTTCCTGGGTCCCGCTGGTGTGTCTTGGCTCTCACCTTCGACTTCCTCCGAATCAGCCTCCTTAGCCTGATCATCGGAGGTCTGAAAGTCCTTGTCTTGGCAGCAGCCCATGGTCCCGAGCGGCCCCGAACTCCGTGCCGCCCACGCCAGCCCACCAGGCTCCGCGCCTGGCTTTTGTGACATCAGCTATCCTGCTGCACCAGCGCTGGGAGCAGCCAGTCCTCTTTCCATTCTCCCATCACAAAAGGCTCAGGGTCATGGTGGGTGTTAAACTGTTTATTTACAAAGTGAGCACAGGCTCTTCAGGTGCTGGTGGATCCAGGCCGCTGCTTTTTTCTCCGTCTGGTTTGGAGAGCCCCTTGGGTCTGCTCCAAATCAGGGAGCTTCCGCT
Proteins encoded in this window:
- the LOC122483914 gene encoding testis-expressed protein 54-like, with translation MSQKPGAEPGGLAWAARSSGPLGTMGCCQDKDFQTSDDQAKEADSEEVEGTEEVDMDSPDQKTLKSNESLLITVLWRRLSLCSRRGSRSNKRHSVQSQKHALQQSNREGILEEPEKG